ATGAAGAAATTGCAGATATAGGctgcagagggggaaaaaaaatgtttaaaaatgcaGGATATACGTCCTATAATGACCATAAATAGTGTTCTTCCTCGTGTGCACACAAGGCAGCCTATATTAATTTATTTTAAGTATACTCTAAGCTGATGTTTTTAACTACTGGAGATTACTATCATCTTGAAGTCTGGATCAATTTTGCTTACATCTACTTACTTGGTTTCGTTaatcaaatatatatattaaaaaaaaacaacttgaacCATCTGTCAGTGGTCAGAAGCACTAGGTGTATATGGGTTTGACCCTATAGAGGTAAGCATTGGGAACTGCCACAGCTACACATCCTAGCCATACACTTTTTACAGTACCCACACTTTTAAAATGAGAATGTGATATCCAAGCAATACGGTATACATTTAGTCGGACCAATTATATTGAGTGTGGTACTAATATGGACCAATTCAGAAGCTGTGCATATCGATGTATTACTATTACACATTGGAACATTCATCTCAGCCTAAAAAGTTATGCAATCAGTATATCATACTCACAAAAACAGTACTCCACTGACTAAGAACAGTAAAAAGGTATACAGGTGACTGCAATGCGTACCTCGCCAACATACTCCATGACAAAGCTGTGCTTCTTGATTTTCTGGAGTGTTTTAACCCCCCATCCACATCCGTTGGGTGTCCTAAAGATGCACAAAGAATAGGGGGGTCCTTTCTGCACCACACGATTTGGACAATCCGGACCACATTTACATCTAGCGTTGCATTCATAAATAGGCCGTCCAGGTTGAATCTTAATCTGTCTGTGTTCATTGTAAGCGAAAACCACCCCCGCCTCTGCAGGGCAGCATTTACCGGTAAAGCAATCTGTACATTCACAGCCAACAATCGCTTCCCCAAAAGTGTTTACGCCAGGAGAGGCTTTATAATCGTTTATATAGTAGAAGTCTCTGGGCGGACCATCCAGATCAACATCATTTTCTACGTACAGCATTCCATTGTGGGATTTCTTCCTATTCAGCTCTTCTTCCCATCGCTTGAGTGCAATTCGTTGTTTGGCCTTTTTAATGATATAGTCAGCCACCGAGCGATCCAAACATTTTGTGTTGTTTGTGAGCAGACTTGCTTTACTAGGCTTCAGTTCAGATACATACTTGTAGAGGTCGCTATAAAACTGCTTCAACAGGAATGAACATTTTAGGTTCTGCTTGGGCTCCCACGTATTATGGGACTCAGGCCATCCCTTCCACTTCACAAGGAAATATTCtctaccctttaaaaacaaaataaagatgTTACTATAATATGTAAACAGGTAACCAGGGCTTCAACCGGCACAAGACTGTAAAGGTAACATTATGATTGGGAAACACTCCAGTAtactgtaaggcccaatgtccacttgtacacacggattccactgctgaatcccacagcggaatacagccgtgcccgcggacatggagaggaaaagtcATCTTCTTACCTCTGTGGGTCCAGCGTCAGTCTCCTCTGTggtagccggatcttctttcttcagcacggtggaTGTGTCCGGgcgcacagtacttttttttttttttaaatcttcaaaATGTTTTCCCGTGGATCCACGGtccgtccacagtgacagctgcgggtggtCCGttgatcagacggcttccattgacttcaatggaagccatccgtgcgggatctgcaggaaaatagagcatgctgcgattttttgccgtgtgtgcgatccgcacgccggggggaagg
The nucleotide sequence above comes from Eleutherodactylus coqui strain aEleCoq1 chromosome 2, aEleCoq1.hap1, whole genome shotgun sequence. Encoded proteins:
- the SUV39H2 gene encoding histone-lysine N-methyltransferase SUV39H2 encodes the protein MAAARGAWCVPCLASNETLQELCRKELLTCKCLGITRKNLNNYEVEYICDHKIEKGREYFLVKWKGWPESHNTWEPKQNLKCSFLLKQFYSDLYKYVSELKPSKASLLTNNTKCLDRSVADYIIKKAKQRIALKRWEEELNRKKSHNGMLYVENDVDLDGPPRDFYYINDYKASPGVNTFGEAIVGCECTDCFTGKCCPAEAGVVFAYNEHRQIKIQPGRPIYECNARCKCGPDCPNRVVQKGPPYSLCIFRTPNGCGWGVKTLQKIKKHSFVMEYVGEVITSEEAERRGQQYDNTGITYLFDLDYESDEFTVDAARYGNVSHFVNHSCDPNLQVYNVFIDNLDVRLPRIALFSTRPIKAGEELTFDYQMKGSGDLSTDSIELSPAKKRVRTTCRCGAANCRGYL